In Setaria italica strain Yugu1 chromosome I, Setaria_italica_v2.0, whole genome shotgun sequence, the genomic window GATGGAGTGATGCCGTGATGGACATGTGTCTTTTCTATTCTACTTAGTATCGCACTATTTGTGTAATGAACATTTGGACATTAAGAACTCTCTAGAGCTAggttgtactcttttttcctttctaggttttttctcacgaggtgtgagttttacctAGAAAGGTTTTTAATAAGGCAGCCACATCAAACGGCTCAAATAAAATTTGATTTGATCATCTCTATATCTCTATGAGTATCAGTTATGATTTTGataatatgtatgtatatgttaTATGCTGTGCATTCCCTATCTGTTGGATGGTTTTTATTTGGCAGGCCGATGGGCGGCCCGACCTGACTGGCTATGTATAACCACAGCCGGCAATTCTAGATAGAAACGTTTCTAGCTATTCTAATTTTTTGTACTAGAGAATAGAATCACCTCCAAGCCAGTTTCAGGTGattctgtttctttctttcctctctCCCCTCTAGTATGTGATAAGTCCACTTCGTCTTTTTCAAGTGCAATAATTTAAAATGGATCGCATGTGAAATGTTCTTCACCCACAAAAAAATTCGTGAAGCCTATctatttctatatttttttaaaaataaaaataatttatcttTATGTCTATTTTAGAAATCGAATCAGCTAGGTAGCCAAACAATTTTAGGTAGCCAAACAATTTCAGGAAAGTAATTCTATTTCAATAAAGAAACGTTAATCTGAATCTGAAATGTTTCTTAGAGAATCTGGATCCCTACCAAACAAAACCTAGGATAAGTTATAAAGCTAGCACAACACATGGGACCATATAAAAGGACCACAAAACAGGAGCCCAGATTCCAAGAACAATTACATCATATAATCTGAATGTCTCTTATTTGTTGGAAGggcaatttttttaaaaaaaaacttttgaaGGGCAATAACATCTGAACTCTGGCCAATCCATGTTTTTTGTCGCTTGTGCTCAGTCTGTCCCTCGTCAGcagccagaaaaaaaaataacttttATGTTTGAGGTGACACTAAGATTTCCAAATCCACTTAAAAGAACTTGGTACTTCAGAACGATCGGTTAGAATCTTATAAGCGTTGGACAATGAGAAAACAGCATTTTCCTAAACTTTCAGTCTCAAAACTAAATTCAATTTTTAAGAACCGTTCCATTTACAAATTTTTGCAATACCAGTTAGGTTCCTACTTCCCTTACGTAGTTACTCCTATATTACTGTCTGTATCTCCAACAAATTCAATTCCCAGGTAGGCTGGATTGATGTAGTTTACAGAGATGCTTCCAGGGAACTAGTAGTGCAGATTACTGCACCATACCAAGCAAGAGCATGCTAAGGGGacgtttggatctttaatccagactaaaatttatgtcacctcgaatattcggaggttaattagaaggactaaacatgagctgattataaaactaattatacatatggaggctaattcacaagacgaatctattaagcctaattaatccatcattagcacatgtttactgtagcatcacattgtcaaatcacggactaattagacttaatagattcatctcgcaaattagtctccatctgtgcaattagttttgtaattaatctatgtttaatactcctaattagtatctaaatattcgatgtgacagaaattttaggagtgactaaagtaacaaacaccccctaattcgAAACCAAAACTGAAACCAAGCAAAACAGGTCACATTGCTAGTTTCTTCCACAATAGATATTTTCTTGTGATACATCTAGGAAGGAACAAGGTCCTCAAGTGGATAGTTCCAACATCCGCTTGTGGTTTGACGAAACATCAGACAATatctttatcaatgaaataggcacaatctcatacccgttcgttcaaaacgaaaagaaaagaaacatcaGACAATAGTtcgaaaatcaaagaaagaaagaaagagaaaacaaaTCGCCAGGATCTTGTTTTGCCGTTCTGAATTTGCGGTCGCCGTTCCCATGCGATGCGTAGCGTTGGTGGATGGATCCATCAGTGGCCGCCGCCCACGGCGTCCTtgaccgcggccgccgcgccctggGCCATCTGCGCCACCTGATCAGCAGCCTGCGCTCCCACACGGATGGGAGGATTAGAGGATTATTCATCGGAAATCACCCGGCGAGGAGGAATTCATCCGTACATACCTGCTGGACGGTGTCGGCGgcgcggtgctgctgctgctgcgcgctgTCGGCCGCAGCTCCGGTGgcgtcggccgcggcgccgccggcggcgtccttgACGGACTGCGCCGCGTGCTCCGCCTGGCActgccacacacacacacatggatCATTCATGGATGAATTCCAGGGCACGCCATGCCATGCGAGCAAAGCGATTCGTCAGCACTAGCTCACCTCGCCCTCGGCGGCGTGCGCCTTGCCGGCCTGGATGGATTGCTCAACGTTCGACATCGCCGATGATGGTTTCTTCTTGAAGCTGTCAAAATTACTTGAAGTTGCCAGGCGCTTGAGCCGTGGTTTATATAGAGTCTTGTAGGAGCTGCAAGTCTTGACAAGTGTCAGGTTAATTTTTAGCCATTTGCTAATTACCGCAAGCCAAATTTAGAGCCTCCACAAATAGCCCGGTCTGGAGAGACAAGTGATTTGATTctgtttttatttctttataCTTTGAATAAAAATAACCGAGCTTATTACATTAATAATCTACATGATCTACGGCTGGCTAGTTAATCTTCACAGCAAATTTTGTGGTTGCAGGCTCAAAACCCTGCATCTTTCAAAATCTAGGTACAAGAACAAATTATCATTAACAGGCACTGAGactgaaagaaaacaaaatctaTGCGTAGTCTGAGTCCGGCGTGGTGCTGAACACCGGCTTGTCCTTgtccaccaccacggcggcggggacggcggcgccagcgtccttgccggcgccgctgctcccGCTCTTTCGGCGCGGCTTGGCCTCGCCGAGCATGGTGATGACGTCGCGCATGGAGGGCCGGTCCCGCGGCGCCCTGGCGGTGCAGAGCACGGCGATGCGGAGCACGAGCAGCATCTCCTCCCGGACGTGCGCGCACCGGCCGCCGACGTTCGCATCGAGGTGCTCCTCCACCGTGTTGCTCCGGATCTTCTCCCTCACCCACCCCACGATGTCCTGCCCCTCGCCGaactccgcctccaccgcccgccgccccgtgATCAGCTCCATCAGTACCACCCCGTAGCTGTAGATGTCGCTCTTCTGATCCACCTTCAGCGTGTACCCGTACTCTGCACATTGATTCAAATTGAATCGATCAACTTCTGAATTCAACGCATCAAGGATTCGAGATCGAACTCTGAATCCAGCTTTGGCGATTGCAATGGTTATTGGTACCTGGCGCGATGTAGCCGTAGGATCCGGCGACGACGGAGACGGACTCGTTGGTGCGGGcgagggcgcgggcgaggccgaagTCGGCGATGCGGGCCTCCATGTtggcgtcgaggaggatgttgtTGGACTTGATGTCGCGGTGGATCACCGGCGGGTGGCAGTCGTGGTGGAGGTAGGCGAGCCCCtgcgccacgccggcggcgacgtcgtaCCGCGACACCCAGTCCGCCAGCGCCCGCTTCTCCGGCGGGCCGTGCAGCGCCTCCCACAGGCTGCCGTTGGGCATGAACTCGTACAGCATCATCGCGTCGCTGTCGTTGTGGAGGTAACCCAGCAGCCGCACGATGTTCCGGTGCCGGAGCCGACCGAGGAGCCCCACCTCCTTCAGCACGTCGGCGGTCAGCTCGTtccccgccgcggcgtcgccgtctatcgccgccggccgccagagCTTCTTCACGGCGATCACGGTGCGCGCGCGCGGGAGCTCGGCCTTGTACACCACCCCGGTGGCGCCCATGCCCACCACGTTGGCTTCCTTGACGCACGCCAGCACGTCGGCGCTCGTGAACCCGAGCCGCTGGAACGCCGTCAGCCGCCACGGCCACGCCCCGGACTCCGCGCCGAGGCTCTCGTCGTCGCCgcagcacccgccgccgcccatgtaCCACCGCCGGTACGCGTAGCGcccgccgagcgccgccgcgaaCACCGCCACGACGGCGAGCATCCCGGCCAGCCAGCCCACCGCGATGCGCTTCAGGCGCGCGCTGCCGtgggggcgcgccgccgccaggcccATGTCGCGGCTCCCGGAGCACGGCGGGAGCACGCCGCCGCACAGCCCGGCGTTCCCGGCCAGCTCGTCCGGGTTGATCGATCGCAGGACGCCGTTCCCCGGCACGGGACCTGTTAAATTGTTGTACGCGAGGTTGAGCGTCTCCAGCGCCGGTGAGCTCCCGAAGTTCTCCGGGATGCCGCCGGTCAGGGAGTTGCTCGACAGATCGAGGATGGCCATCGCGGGCATCTTGGCGAGCGCCTTCGGTATCTCGCCGGTGAGCCGGTTGTGCCTGAGGTTGAGCTTGACCAGCCTCTGGCACgacgccaggctggacggtatCGTGCCAGCAAGCCGGTTGTTGGACAGGTCCAGCGCGGCCAGTGCGGGGCAGTCCTGGAACTGGTCggggagctcgccggagatGATGTTGTCCGACGCCAGGAAGCTCTGCAAGGTCGGGATCGTGAAGAGGCTCGACGGCAGCGAGTACTGGAGGTGGTTGTGAGAAACGTCGATGAACGACAGCGACGTCGACAGCGCGAGGTCGCCGGGGAGCTCCCCGGACAGGTCGTTGCCGGCGAGCTCGAGCCGCTGAAGCGACGGCAGCTTGCCGAACCCGATCGGGATCGTGCCGGTCAGCCGGTTGCTCTGCATGCGCACGCGGACGAGAGACGCGCACGACGCGAGCCCCGCCGGGATCCCGCCGGTGAAGCCGTTGTTGAACATGATCAGCTTGGCGAGCGACTTGCCGTCGCAGATCCCAGCCGGCACTGGCCCGGAGAAGGAGTTCGACGACACGTCCACCCACTGCAACGGCGAGCTCTTGCCGAGCGACGCCGGTAGCTGCCCCGTCAAGGAGTTGTTCCACAGCTCGAACACCTCGAGGCTCGGCATGTCGCCGATGGCCGCCGGCACGGTGCCGTCGAGGTGGTTGCACATGAGGTTGAGCAGCCGGAGGTGGCTCAGCTGCGAGACCTCGTCGGGGATCGGGCCGGTGAGCAGGTTGTCGGACAGGTCGAGGAAGACGAGCGTCGAGATGTTGCCGAGCTCCGGCGGTATCTTGCCTTCGAGGTTGTTCTTGTACAGGTAGAGCGAGGTGAGCGCCGGGAGCCTGCCGAGCGCCGCCGGGATGGGCCCGTCGAGGCTGCCGACGGCGAGATCGAGGTACTGGAGGCTGGCAAGGTTGCCGAGCTCCGGCGGAATGCTTCCCTCGAGCGCATTGTACCCGATGATGAGGCTCTCGAGCGACTCGAGCtcgccgagctccggcgggatcTTGCCGGTGATGTTGTTGCCGGAGAGGCCCAGGAACTTGAGCTTGATCAGGCTCCGGTACGCCGCCGGGATGTCGCCGCCGAAAAAGCTGCCCCGCAGGTCGATGGTCTCGAGGGAGGTGGCATTGGCGAGGTCCGCAGGGAGGGCGCCGACGAAGTTGTTGCCGGAGGCGTTGACGATGGCGAGGTCGGCGCAGGAGCTGAGGCCGGCCGGGAACGCGCCCTCGAAGGAGTTCTGGCTCACGTCGAACACCTGGAGCTTGGACAGCGCGGCGAACGACTTGGGCAGTGCGACGGCGAACGCGTTGGAGGAGAGGTTGAGGACGGTGAGCGACGGCAGCCGGAGCACGTCATCGGTGACCTTGCCGCTCAGGTTCTTCCCTGAGAGGTTGAGGCGAtcgacgaggccggcggcgtTGCAGCCGACGGCGGTCCAGCTGCAGTGCGACGAGCCCTTCCAGTCGGCGAGCGCGCCCAGCGAGTCAACGAAGCCCGCCTTGAGCGCGAGCAGCGCCGCCcgttcgtcgccggcggcggcgccaacgcCGGTGGCCAAGATCAAAGACAGTGTCACTGCTAGGACCAGCACTGGCGCTCTTGCTTCCATTAGAATGTTCTAGTACTTTCCTGGAAGCGCTTTTGGTAGCTGATGAAATCAGCTGCTTCTTCTAGCACCTATTCTGGCTCTGCTGCTTCTAGTGCTGCGCCATGTCAGAGACACTGTCTGGCTTGCCTAGCTAAGTTCACTGACACCGCATCTGCAGGAACAGCAGGGGCTGCAGCTAGCTAGAAGGTGAAGGTAGCAGAAAAGGCTTTATATCATTCTCACCGGGAGATTGGTTAAAGCATGTAATAATCTAATGAATCTTCTTGGCATTTCTTAACATGCCACCATATTGTTTGTTTAGTGCCTGGACACCTCACCAAGTGAACGAATGTGAGCTGGGAGACGGAGGTGGGAGAGGATGAAACATGAGAACATGGAACATGGAGGGAATGCGTTTTAAAGTCATGGCttttccaacctgcttttggGCAATTGTGGCATTGTTTAGTCTTTTACTTTGTGCCTGCCCCCATCAGATCAGAGTAGATTAATAGCATGTTTAATTTACATTCCCTGTCATTGCAGACAGTAGATTAGCTGCTCTA contains:
- the LOC101765848 gene encoding MDIS1-interacting receptor like kinase 1, which produces MEARAPVLVLAVTLSLILATGVGAAAGDERAALLALKAGFVDSLGALADWKGSSHCSWTAVGCNAAGLVDRLNLSGKNLSGKVTDDVLRLPSLTVLNLSSNAFAVALPKSFAALSKLQVFDVSQNSFEGAFPAGLSSCADLAIVNASGNNFVGALPADLANATSLETIDLRGSFFGGDIPAAYRSLIKLKFLGLSGNNITGKIPPELGELESLESLIIGYNALEGSIPPELGNLASLQYLDLAVGSLDGPIPAALGRLPALTSLYLYKNNLEGKIPPELGNISTLVFLDLSDNLLTGPIPDEVSQLSHLRLLNLMCNHLDGTVPAAIGDMPSLEVFELWNNSLTGQLPASLGKSSPLQWVDVSSNSFSGPVPAGICDGKSLAKLIMFNNGFTGGIPAGLASCASLVRVRMQSNRLTGTIPIGFGKLPSLQRLELAGNDLSGELPGDLALSTSLSFIDVSHNHLQYSLPSSLFTIPTLQSFLASDNIISGELPDQFQDCPALAALDLSNNRLAGTIPSSLASCQRLVKLNLRHNRLTGEIPKALAKMPAMAILDLSSNSLTGGIPENFGSSPALETLNLAYNNLTGPVPGNGVLRSINPDELAGNAGLCGGVLPPCSGSRDMGLAAARPHGSARLKRIAVGWLAGMLAVVAVFAAALGGRYAYRRWYMGGGGCCGDDESLGAESGAWPWRLTAFQRLGFTSADVLACVKEANVVGMGATGVVYKAELPRARTVIAVKKLWRPAAIDGDAAAGNELTADVLKEVGLLGRLRHRNIVRLLGYLHNDSDAMMLYEFMPNGSLWEALHGPPEKRALADWVSRYDVAAGVAQGLAYLHHDCHPPVIHRDIKSNNILLDANMEARIADFGLARALARTNESVSVVAGSYGYIAPEYGYTLKVDQKSDIYSYGVVLMELITGRRAVEAEFGEGQDIVGWVREKIRSNTVEEHLDANVGGRCAHVREEMLLVLRIAVLCTARAPRDRPSMRDVITMLGEAKPRRKSGSSGAGKDAGAAVPAAVVVDKDKPVFSTTPDSDYA